AACGCCTTCCTGTTACCACCTATCGCAGTCAAAAACGCGGTGGTCGTGGTGTAGTGGGTATGGATACCAAAGATGAGGATTTCGTAGAGCATCTGTTCATTACGAATTCACATCATCATCTGTTATTCTTTACCGACAAGGGTAAGGTATATCGAATTAAGGCCTATGAGATTCCTGATCTAAGCCGGACAGCCCGGGGAACACCGATTATTAACCTGATTCAGATTGAACAGGGTGAGTCGATCAATGCGGTAATTCCAATCGAGGAATTTGTGGAGGATAGCTATCTTTTCTTTGCGACTCAGCATGGGATTATTAAGAAGACACCGCTTGACGACTATGCAAATATCCGCAAAGGTGGCTTGATTGCCATTAACTTGCGTGAAGATGACGCCCTGATCGAAGTGAAGCTGACGGACGGACAGCAGGAAATGATTATTGGTACAGCACAAGGCATGTCTATCCGTTTCCCTGAAAGTGATGTACGGTCTATGGGCCGTAGCGCTACAGGGGTTAAAGGGATCAACCTTGATGAGAGTGATGCTGTAATTGGTATGGACATCGTGGATACCAGCCTGGATATCCTGATTGTAACGGCCAAAGGTTATGGCAAGCGTACCCCTGTTATGGATTATCGTATCCAAAGCCGTGGAGGTAAGGGGATCAAGACGATTAATGTTACGGAAAAAAATGGTCCAGTTGTCGGTCTCAAGGTTGTAAAAACCGAAGAGGATCTGATGATTATTACAGCTAGTGGCACCTTGATTAGGACCAGCATGGGGGAAATCTCCACGATGGGTCGGAATACACAAGGGGTAAGATTGATTAATATTCGCGATGATGATTCGGTTGCAACGGTTTGTCGAGCGAACAAGAATGAGGAGCAGGATGAACTGCTTGAAGAATTATTAGAGGGTGGGGAAGCTGGAGAGGGCTCATCTCTATCATCTGTTGAACCAACTCTCGAAACGAATACAGAAGATACGGAAGGTAACGACCCAGAATCTTCTGAGGGCGAATAAGAGCCTGAATATGGAACAACAGTAGTTACTAAATTTTAGATGGAAGAGACTCTCTGACTATTTGGTCGGGGAGTCTTTCTTTTTCTGGCTAACGAATTCAGACAAGTATGCTTTAAATGGCATAAAATGAATGTACAGGATCATTCCCAAGTAATATAATGACATCATAACTGGCAGCTGGAGCAGCTGTTGTGAGAACAGAGAGGTTGACCATGACAACTGTACCCGTATCCGAATTAAAAGCAGGACTTAGATTGCAAAGCGATGTATTTACAGAAATGGGCAGCTTGCTGCTACCGAAAGGGCGCATTCTGCTACCACGTGACTTGGAGATTTTACAGGCGTTCCTGATTCAGCAAGTTGAGGTAGGGACGGATGATCTTACAAAATCCAGTAGCGAGTCTACGACTGTTCGATCTGGAATATCTGAATCGCAAGGACCTTCGTTAGATGGACGAGATGAATCTGAACAATTTCAGGATGAGTATGACAAAATGGTGATGCTCGTTAAGAACGCATTTCAATCGGTACTCGTCTCTAATTTATCTATATATGAACTGCGAGGACAATTGGAGTCCTTACTGGTGCACATTCAGCGCTATAATGTAATGACCTATACTCCGCCCGCCATGATCGAAGTGGACTATATTTTTCACAACGCCGTGCTAACCTCCCTTACTTCCTACTCCATTGCACAATGGATCGGATTACCTCAAAAGGATTGGATGCAGGTGGCTTTTGCTGGATTGCTTCATGACATAGGGAACGCTAAAATGGACCCGGCCATTCTGTACAAGCCCTCCAAACTAACGTGGGAAGAGCAAGAAGAAATACGTAGTCATACATCACTAGGATACCAGTTGCTTAAAAATGTGAAAGCTATTAACGAAGGTGTGCGTTTGGCAGCTCTTCAGCATCATGAGAAAGTGGACGGTACTGGATATCCACTGCGTCTTAAAGGTGAACAAATCCACATCTACGCTAAAATCGTTGGAGTGGCTGATGTATTCCATGCCATGACTCTAGAGAAAACGTACCGGCCTGCCCAATCACCGTATCTGGTTCTAGAGCAAATCAAGTCAGAATCATTTGGAAAGCTGGACCCAAGTGTTGTACAAGTTTTTATTCATAAGTTAACCCAATTCAATAATGGAACCAAGGTGCGCCTCAATGATAACCGTACAGGGGAAATTATATTTGCTGATCGAGATCATCCGACTCGTCCGTTGATTCAAGTAGATGGGGAAATTATTAACTTAATGCTGCAAAGAGAGCTTTATATTGAGTGTATTGTTACTTAACTAAGTATTTTGAAAAAAGAGTTGCATACTGTAAGAAAAGTATGATATATTATTTCTTGTCGCTTCAAGTGTTATCAAGAAGAGCGAAAAACACTTTTGAAAAAAAAAGTGTTGACATAACTCTAGGGATTATGATACACTATAAAAGTTGCTGAGGGGTTGAACAAAACGCCGAGGCGGACAATGGATGTTTGATCTTTGAAAACTGAACAACGAGTGAGTAAAACGATTTTGTTCGCAAAATCAAACAAGAGATATTTTATCTCGTCAGTTTCAAAATGAGCTTATCGCTCTTTCTATAAACCAGCTTCGGTTGGTCTTTAATGGAGAGTTTGATCCTGGCTCAGGACGAACGCTGGCGGCGTGCCTAATACATGCAAGTCGAGCGGGGTTATTTAGAAGCTTGCTTCTAAATAACCTAGCGGCGGACGGGTGAGTAACACGTAGGCAACCTGCCCACAAGACAGGGATAACTACCGGAAACGGTAGCTAATACCCGATACATCCTTTTCCTGCATGGGCGAAGGAGGAAAGACGGAGCAATCTGTCACTTGTGGATGGGCCTGCGGCGCATTAGCTAGTTGGTGGGGTAAAGGCCTACCAAGGCGACGATGCGTAGCCGACCTGAGAGGGTGATCGGCCACACTGGGACTGAGACACGGCCCAGACTCCTACGGGAGGCAGCAGTAGGGAATCTTCCGCAATGGGCGAAAGCCTGACGGAGCAACGCCGCGTGAGTGATGAAGGTTTTCGGATCGTAAAGCTCTGTTGCCAGGGAAGAACGTCTTGTAGAGTAACTGCTACAAGAGTGACGGTACCTGAGAAGAAAGCCCCGGCTAACTACGTGCCAGCAGCCGCGGTAATACGTAGGGGGCAAGCGTTGTCCGGAATTATTGGGCGTAAAGCGCGCGCAGGCGGCTCTTTAAGTCTGGTGTTTAATCCCGAGGCTCAACTTCGGGTCGCACTGGAAACTGGGGAGCTTGAGTGCAGAAGAGGAGAGTGGAATTCCACGTGTAGCGGTGAAATGCGTAGAGATGTGGAGGAACACCAGTGGCGAAGGCGACTCTCTGGGCTGTAACTGACGCTGAGGCGCGAAAGCGTGGGGAGCAA
The Paenibacillus peoriae DNA segment above includes these coding regions:
- a CDS encoding HD-GYP domain-containing protein, with the protein product MTTVPVSELKAGLRLQSDVFTEMGSLLLPKGRILLPRDLEILQAFLIQQVEVGTDDLTKSSSESTTVRSGISESQGPSLDGRDESEQFQDEYDKMVMLVKNAFQSVLVSNLSIYELRGQLESLLVHIQRYNVMTYTPPAMIEVDYIFHNAVLTSLTSYSIAQWIGLPQKDWMQVAFAGLLHDIGNAKMDPAILYKPSKLTWEEQEEIRSHTSLGYQLLKNVKAINEGVRLAALQHHEKVDGTGYPLRLKGEQIHIYAKIVGVADVFHAMTLEKTYRPAQSPYLVLEQIKSESFGKLDPSVVQVFIHKLTQFNNGTKVRLNDNRTGEIIFADRDHPTRPLIQVDGEIINLMLQRELYIECIVT